A DNA window from Mastomys coucha isolate ucsf_1 unplaced genomic scaffold, UCSF_Mcou_1 pScaffold21, whole genome shotgun sequence contains the following coding sequences:
- the Peg3 gene encoding paternally-expressed gene 3 protein: protein MYHHEDDTNSDMNSDDDMSRSGRETPPPRPSHAFGSERDLERRGRSRDVEPRDRWPYTRNPRSRLPQRDLSLPVMSRPHFGLERDDDRRSMDYESQSQDAESYQNVVELKEDKKPQNPIQDNLENYRKLLSLGVQLAEDDRHSHMTQGHSSRSKRTAYPSTSRGLKPMPEAKKPSHRRGICEDESSHGVIMEKFIKDVSRNPKSGRARELNERPPPRFPRPNDNWKDSSSNRRESVIQERGYEGSAFRGGFRLNADLASRSRALERKRRYHFDSDERGSGHEHKSCVRKKPFECGNEMRQAMSMGNLSSPSFSESQSIDFGANPYVCDECGRQFSVISEFVEHQIMHTRENLYEYGESFIHSVAVNEVQKGQGGGKRFECKECGETFSRSAALAEHRQIHAREYLAECRDQEDEETIMPSPTFSELQKMYGKDKFYECKVCKETFLHSSALIEHQKIHGRGNSDDRDNERERERDRLRARAREQRERERERERERDHGEPFLTCPNFNEFRKMYRKDKIYECKVCGESFLHLSSLREHQKIHTRGNPFENKNRVCEETFVPSQSLKRRQKSYREKLFDFNNARDALMGSSDPSEHQKNRSRKNFFEGRGFEKPFVESQKSHTITRPPGDKEDDKPFTISVNPNDKLKFPTMENSSQGKSYERSVIHSLGSAEAQKSHGALGFSKPKPVAESSTQSSSSINFPRVYSGGNTYEGKGYKDSVIHSLPAPRPLKRYRANDLIQCDEEGESSIYIPDIINKRRKIPAREDAYEGSSSNNYHTPNVSHAEPPSLSGESHVSKQDVTFSVPSSSVREHQKARAKKKYIEPRSNETSVIHSLPFGELLAGHRRAKFFECQECGEAFARRSDLIEHQKIHDRDRPSGSRHYERSVIRSLAPSDPQTSYAQERFIQEQVRKFRAFGQRLTTSNNLSVQKIYSQEKFNAEEPHDKETHGQKIHDKEPYGKEPNGKEPHGDEPQDKEPLDQEMCSEEPHGDKPHGEEPHGDEPHDKEPIDQEMRSEESHTEESHGDESHGQECHGQEKAEDAIIQASVSEEHQKDDAGDAIYECQDCGLGFTDLNDLTSHQDIHSRKALVDSREYTHSEVHVHSVSEFENKYSGEKLYECPKCGESFIHSSLLFEHQRVHEQDQLYSVKACDDGFIALLPVRPRRNCTVERNPAVSGSAIRCRQCGQGFIHSSALNEHMRQHRDNEILEQGELADEIFIQGLALTEYQGSETEEKLFECTICGECFFTAKQLGDHHTKVHKDEPYEYGPSYTHASFLTEPLRKHIPLYECKDCGQSFLDDTVITERMVFHPEREGGSEIVAATAQEVEANVLIPQEELRIQGSNAEAAEPEVEAAEPEVEAAEPEVEAAEPNGEAEGPDGEAAEPDGEAEQPNGEAEQPNGDADEPDGAGIEDPEERADEPEEDVEEPEGDADEPDGADIEDPEEEGEDQEIEVEEPYYNCHECTETFASSAAFGEHLKSHASVIIFEPASAPGESSGYIEQASTSAGGAEQADDKYFKCDVCGQLFNDRLSLARHQNSHTG from the exons ATGTACCATCACGAAG ACGACACCAACAGTGACATGAACAGTGACGACGACATGAGCCGAAGTGGGAGAGAAACCCCACCCCCTCGACCATCTCATGCTTTTGGCA GTGAGCGAGACCTGGAGCGCAGGGGCAGAAGCAGAGATGTGGAGCCTCGAGATCGCTGGCCATACACCAGGAATCCCAGAAGCA GGCTGCCTCAACGGgatctttctcttcctgtgatgTCAAGACCACATTTTGGACTGGAAAGAGATGATGACAGACGTTCCATGGATTATGAGTCTCAATCCCAG GATGCTGAGTCATACCAGAATGTTGTGGAACTCAAAGAGGACAAGAAGCCTCAGAATCCAATTCAGGACAACCTGGAGAACTACAGAAAGCTGCTCTCACTGG GAGTCCAGCTTGCCGAAGATGACCGACACTCTCACATGACACAAGGCCACTCATCGAGGTCTAAGAGAACTGCCTACCCAAGCACCAGTCGAG GTCTGAAACCCATGCCTGAAGCCAAAAAGCCATCCCACAGGCGTGGAATCTGTGAGGATGAATCTTCTCATGGAGTGATAATGGAAAAATTCATCAAGGACGTGTCACGCAACCCCAAATCcggaagagcaagagagctgaACGAGCGTCCTCCTCCGAGGTTCCCCAGGCCTAATGACAACTGGAAGGACAGTTCCTCGAACAGAAGAGAGTCAGTGATCCAGGAGAGAGGTTATGAAGGGAGCGCATTTAGGGGAGGCTTCCGGCTCAACGCAGACTTGGCTTCCAGAAGCAGAGCTCTAGAAAGGAAGAGGCGTTACCACTTTGATTCTGATGAGAGGGGTTCGGGTCATGAGCATAAAAGCTGTGTGAGGAAGAAGCCTTTTGAGTGCGGTAATGAGATGAGACAGGCTATGAGCATGGGAAACCTGAGCAGCCCTTCCTTCTCTGAGTCGCAATCAATCGATTTTGGGGCAAACCCATATGTGTGTGATGAGTGTGGGAGGCAGTTCAGTGTCATCTCTGAGTTTGTTGAGCACCAGATCATGCACACTAGGGAGAACCTCTATGAATATGGAGAGTCCTTTATTCACAGCGTGGCTGTCAATGAGGTACAAAAAGGTCAGGGTGGGGGGAAACGCTTTGAGTGTAAGGAATGTGGAGAAACCTTCAGTAGGAGTGCTGCCCTGGCAGAGCACCGCCAAATCCATGCTAGAGAGTATCTTGCAGAATGTAGAGATCAGGAGGATGAAGAGACCATCATGCCTAGCCCAACCTTTAGTGAGCTGCAGAAGATGTATGGCAAAGATAAGTTCTATGAGTGCAAGGTGTGCAAGGAGACCTTTCTGCACAGTTCCGCCCTGATTGAGCACCAGAAAATCCATGGTAGAGGCAATTCAGATGACAGAGATAACGAGCGTGAGCGCGAACGTGATCGCCTACGTGCACGTGCACGGGAGCAGCGTGAGCGTGAACGTGAACGGGAGCGTGAGCGTGATCATGGCGAACCCTTTCTGACCTGTCCAAACTTCAATGAGTTCCGGAAGATGTACAGGAAAGACAAAATCTATGAGTGTAAAGTGTGTGGAGAGAGCTTTCTTCATCTCTCATCCTTAAGGGAGCATCAGAAAATCCATACTAGAGGAAACCCATTTGAAAATAAGAACAGGGTGTGCGAGGAGACCTTTGTCCCTAGTCAGTCTCTCAAACGGCGCCAGAAAAGTTACAGAGAGAAGCTGTTCGACTTTAACAATGCCAGAGATGCGTTGATGGGAAGCTCAGACCCCAGTGAGCATCAGAAAAATCGTTCCCGAAAGAATTTCTTTGAGGGCAGAGGATTTGAGAAACCCTTTGTTGAATCTCAGAAGAGTCATACTATAACAAGACCACCTGGAGACAAAGAAGATGACAAGCCGTTCACCATCAGTGTCAACCCTAATGACAAGCTGAAATTCCCCACCATGGAAAATAGCTCCCAGGGCAAATCTTATGAGAGGTCTGTTATTCACAGCTTGGGCTCCGCAGAAGCTCAGAAGAGTCATGGTGCACTAGGGTTCAGTAAACCAAAACCAGTGGCAGAGTCTAGCACCCAGAGCTCAAGCAGCATTAACTTCCCCAGAGTCTACTCTGGAGGAAACACCTATGAAGGAAAGGGATACAAGGACTCTGTCATCCACAGCTTGCCCGCTCCTCGACCTCTGAAACGTTACAGAGCAAATGACCTGATTCAATGTGATGAGGAGGGAGAATCCTCCATTTATATCCCAGATATTATTAATAAGCGAAGGAAGATTCCTGCCAGAGAAGATGCTTATGAAGGAAGTAGCAGCAACAACTACCACACACCAAATGTATCCCATGCTGAGCCTCCAAGTCTTTCTGGAGAGTCCCATGTGTCTAAGCAGGATGTCACGTTTTCAGTTCCCAGCTCAAGTGTTCGTGAACACCAGAAAGCTCGTGCCAAAAAGAAGTACATTGAGCCCAGGAGCAACGAGACCTCTGTTATCCACTCCCTGCCTTTTGGTGAACTGCTTGCTGGTCATCGTAGGGCAAAGTTCTTTGAGTGTCAGGAATGCGGGGAGGCCTTTGCTCGTAGGTCTGACCTCATTGAGCACCAGAAGATTCATGATAGAGATAGACCTTCTGGAAGCCGACATTATGAGCGCTCTGTCATCCGCAGCCTTGCTCCCAGTGACCCTCAGACCAGTTATGCCCAAGAACGTTTCATTCAAGAACAAGTGCGTAAATTCAGAGCGTTTGGACAACGCTTGACTACCAGCAACAACCTCAGTGTACAGAAAATCTATTCCCAAGAGAAATTTAATGCCGAGGAGCCCCATGATAAAGAAACTCATGGTCAAAAAATTCATGACAAAGAGCCATATGGTAAGGAGCCCAATGGCAAGGAGCCCCATGGTGATGAACCCCAGGACAAAGAACCCCTTGATCAGGAGATGTGCAGTGAAGAGCCCCATGGCGATAAGCCCCATGGTGAGGAACCTCATGGTGATGAGCCCCATGACAAGGAACCTATTGATCAGGAGATGCGCAGTGAAGAGTCCCACACTGAAGAGTCTCATGGTGATGAGTCCCATGGTCAAGAGTGCCATGGCCAGGAGAAAGCTGAAGATGCTATCATTCAAGCCTCCGTTTCTGAAGAGCATCAGAAAGATGATGCTGGTGATGCAATCTATGAATGCCAGGACTGTGGGCTGGGCTTTACTGACCTCAATGACCTCACAAGCCACCAGGACATCCACAGCAGAAAGGCTCTGGTTGACAGTCGTGAATACACACATTCTGAAGTTCATGTCCACTCCGTCAGTGAATTTGAGAACAAATACTCTGGAGAGAAACTGTATGAATGTCCAAAATGTGGAGAGTCTTTCATTCACAGCTCATTACTTTTCGAGCACCAGAGAGTCCACGAACAAGACCAGCTGTATTCTGTAAAGGCCTGTGATGACGGGTTCATCGCTCTGTTGCCCGTGAGACCAAGGAGAAATTGTACTGTAGAGAGGAATCCTGCCGTTTCTGGGTCAGCCATTCGATGCCGTCAGTGTGGACAAGGCTTCATTCACAGTTCTGCCCTAAATGAGCACATGAGACAGCACAGAGATAATGAAATACTGGAACAGGGTGAGCTGGCAGATGAGATTTTCATTCAAGGCCTAGCCCTCACTGAGTATCAGGGAAGTGAAACAGAAGAGAAGCTTTTTGAATGCACAATCTGCGGAGAATGCTTCTTCACTGCCAAACAGCTCGGAGACCACCACACCAAAGTTCATAAGGATGAGCCCTATGAATATGGGCCCTCCTACACTCACGCCTCCTTTCTCACCGAGCCTCTCAGGAAGCACATCCCACTGTATGAATGCAAAGATTGTGGGCAGTCCTTCCTAGATGACACTGTCATCACCGAGCGCATGGTGTTTCATCCTGAGCGAGAAGGGGGGTCAGAAATAGTAGCTGCCACTGCCCAAGAGGTCGAAGCCAATGTCCTTATTCCACAAGAAGAACTGCGAATCCAGGGCTCAAATGCAGAAGCTGCTGAGCCTGAAGTGGAGGCTGCTGAGCCTGAGGTGGAGGCTGCAGAGCCTGAGGTGGAGGCTGCAGAACCTAATGGAGAGGCTGAAGGGCCAGATGGAGAAGCTGCTGAGCCTGATGGAGAGGCTGAGCAGCCCAATGGAGAGGCTGAACAGCCAAACGGTGATGCTGACGAGCCAGACGGAGCCGGGATCGAAGACCCAGAAGAGAGAGCCGACGAGCCCGAGGAAGATGTTGAAGAGCCAGAGGGAGATGCAGATGAGCCTGATGGTGCAGACATTGAAGAcccagaagaggaaggagaagatcaAGAGATTGAGGTTGAAGAACCGTACTACAACTGTCATGAATGCACAGAAACATTCGCTTCCAGCGCAGCCTTTGGCGAGCATCTGAAAAGCCACGCCAGTGTGATCATCTTTGAGCCTGCCAGTGCTCCCGGAGAGAGCTCTGGCTACATCGAACAGGCCAGCACCAGTGCAGGTGGCGCAGAGCAGGCTGATGACAAGTACTTCAAATGCGATGTGTGCGGGCAACTCTTCAACGACCGCCTCTCCCTTGCCAGACACCAGAATTCTCATACTGGTTGA